One window from the genome of Jeotgalibaca sp. MA1X17-3 encodes:
- a CDS encoding iron ABC transporter permease: MNKKKWNLNLWNSSSLFILFTYLIFLVYPVGNVLRQAIMTEQGISFENFITFFSKSYYSDTLWNSFKVSMTATIFSLVLGILLAYFFAMFDFKGKKVLRILIIIASMSAPFIGAYSWILLLGRNGVITRFISNAFGFQMPDIYGFTGITLVFTLQLFPLIFLYVNGAFRNIDNSILEAAESMGSTGLNRFFKVIFPLLVPTILAGALLVFMRAFSDFGTPMLIGEGYRTFPVLIYSEFMSEVGGDAAFASALAIIAIFIALIIFLIQRSVSRRQSVTMSSLHPVVVKPISGLKKIIVYLVTYGIVFLAILPQGYLIYTSFLNTKGMVFQPGYSLNSYREAFTRMGSAIFNTIRIPLLAMVVVVIFAIFISYLAVRKRNPVTNAIDSLSMIPYIVPGTVMGIAFLTSFNTGIGGSGVLAITGTASILIISLAVRRLPYTIRSSVAALMQISPSIEEAAASLGSGQVNTFFRITVPMMMTGIISGAILSWITMLSELSTSILLYNVRTRTMTVAIYTEVIRGNYGIAAALSTILTLFTVVSLLIFMKVTNSDEITM, encoded by the coding sequence GTGAACAAAAAGAAATGGAACTTGAATCTTTGGAATAGCTCCTCTTTGTTTATTTTATTTACTTATCTGATTTTTCTCGTTTATCCGGTAGGAAATGTTTTACGCCAAGCTATTATGACCGAACAGGGAATTAGCTTTGAAAACTTTATTACTTTTTTTTCTAAAAGTTATTATTCAGATACACTTTGGAATAGTTTTAAAGTTTCGATGACTGCTACTATCTTTTCATTAGTATTAGGAATTTTGTTGGCATACTTTTTTGCAATGTTCGATTTTAAAGGGAAAAAGGTATTACGAATCCTCATTATTATTGCTTCTATGTCAGCACCCTTTATTGGAGCCTATTCGTGGATTTTATTATTGGGAAGAAATGGAGTGATCACCCGTTTTATAAGTAATGCATTTGGTTTCCAAATGCCTGATATTTATGGGTTCACTGGAATTACTTTGGTTTTCACTCTACAGTTATTTCCACTAATTTTTCTTTATGTAAATGGGGCATTCCGCAATATCGATAATTCTATACTAGAAGCAGCTGAAAGTATGGGGAGTACAGGGTTGAATCGTTTTTTTAAAGTGATTTTCCCTTTACTAGTACCAACTATTTTAGCTGGAGCCTTACTTGTATTTATGCGTGCCTTTTCCGATTTTGGGACACCAATGCTAATTGGAGAAGGATATCGAACCTTCCCGGTATTGATTTACTCAGAATTCATGAGTGAGGTAGGGGGAGATGCTGCCTTTGCGTCCGCGTTAGCTATTATTGCTATTTTTATTGCTTTGATTATATTTTTAATTCAGCGTTCCGTTTCACGAAGACAGTCAGTAACGATGAGCTCTTTGCATCCAGTTGTGGTGAAACCAATTAGCGGATTGAAAAAAATAATAGTATACCTAGTTACTTATGGCATCGTATTCTTAGCGATTCTACCCCAAGGATACTTAATTTATACTTCTTTCTTAAATACGAAAGGAATGGTATTCCAACCAGGTTATTCATTAAATAGTTACCGTGAAGCCTTTACTCGAATGGGATCAGCTATTTTCAACACAATTCGTATCCCTTTGTTAGCAATGGTTGTAGTCGTAATTTTTGCTATTTTTATTTCTTATTTAGCAGTACGAAAACGCAATCCAGTTACGAATGCAATCGATTCTCTCAGTATGATTCCCTATATTGTACCGGGAACGGTAATGGGGATTGCTTTCTTAACCTCCTTTAACACAGGTATAGGGGGAAGTGGTGTGCTCGCCATTACTGGGACAGCATCGATTCTAATTATTTCATTAGCAGTTCGTCGCTTACCATATACGATTCGTTCCTCTGTTGCGGCGCTTATGCAAATATCGCCTTCAATAGAAGAAGCTGCAGCTAGCTTGGGAAGCGGACAGGTCAATACATTCTTTCGGATAACAGTTCCGATGATGATGACTGGAATTATTTCCGGTGCAATCCTTAGCTGGATCACAATGCTTAGCGAACTTTCCACTTCGATTCTCTTGTATAATGTGCGTACCCGAACCATGACTGTTGCCATCTATACGGAAGTTATTCGTGGGAACTATGGGATTGCCGCAGCATTATCTACCATTTTAACTCTTTTCACTGTCGTTTCCTTGTTGATATTCATGAAAGTCACTAATAGCGACGAAATTACTATGTAA
- a CDS encoding serine hydrolase yields MKLRMATGAILAGAVFLTGCQTTDQTDSESQSSIIENSSTESSVMESQSSEEQVADNQLKDGSAEEANMDEETLAEIDQIVEAAMEEKIIPGAVVLIAKDNMIVKETAYGYAQKYDMGEELNEPIEMTTDTIFDLASVTKVMATTQGIMKLVSEGEISVDDQVAMYLPDFSKNGKEEVTVADLLTHTSGLTPWEPTYLTAKNREEVLDYINDLPLEYETGTDRKYSDFSFMTLAFILESVTDKRLDEYLQDEIYGPLQMEDTLFNAADNTEQPIAATSWGNPYEYKMIEDDEFGYTVEEDPEMFDGWREYTLVGEINDGNGFYANEGIAGHAGLFSTAKDLAVLGQTMLNGGTYEDVELYSQEVLQTFISPQRFEQGYGWELNKEWYMGDQHSDQTFSHTGFTGTQVIFDPEYNVQIIILTNKQNNGQKEDSSYASTGQLSQDISNKVYESIKK; encoded by the coding sequence ATGAAATTAAGAATGGCAACAGGAGCAATTCTTGCAGGGGCAGTATTCCTAACGGGATGTCAAACGACAGATCAAACGGACAGTGAATCACAAAGTTCTATAATAGAAAATTCTTCCACAGAAAGTTCAGTGATGGAGAGTCAATCTTCAGAAGAACAAGTGGCTGATAACCAATTGAAAGACGGCTCAGCTGAAGAAGCAAATATGGATGAAGAAACACTTGCTGAAATTGATCAAATTGTTGAAGCTGCTATGGAAGAAAAAATTATTCCAGGAGCAGTCGTACTTATTGCAAAAGATAATATGATTGTAAAAGAAACGGCCTATGGGTATGCTCAAAAATATGACATGGGTGAAGAACTAAATGAACCAATTGAAATGACAACAGATACAATATTTGATTTAGCATCTGTTACAAAAGTAATGGCAACTACGCAAGGTATTATGAAATTAGTTTCTGAAGGTGAAATATCTGTAGACGATCAAGTAGCTATGTATTTACCTGATTTTAGTAAAAATGGAAAAGAAGAGGTTACGGTTGCCGATTTACTGACTCACACATCGGGATTGACGCCATGGGAACCTACTTATCTAACTGCGAAAAATCGAGAAGAAGTACTGGACTACATTAATGATTTACCTCTAGAATATGAAACTGGAACAGACCGAAAATATAGTGATTTCAGTTTTATGACTCTAGCCTTTATTTTAGAAAGTGTTACAGATAAACGTTTAGATGAATATTTACAAGATGAAATTTATGGTCCGCTTCAAATGGAAGATACTTTATTCAATGCTGCCGATAATACAGAGCAACCGATTGCCGCAACGTCATGGGGAAATCCTTACGAGTATAAAATGATTGAAGATGATGAGTTCGGCTATACAGTAGAAGAAGATCCAGAAATGTTTGATGGCTGGAGAGAGTATACATTAGTTGGTGAAATAAATGATGGAAATGGTTTCTACGCAAATGAAGGAATTGCTGGTCATGCAGGATTATTTTCTACTGCTAAGGATTTAGCGGTTTTAGGACAGACCATGTTAAATGGAGGAACTTATGAAGATGTAGAACTATATAGTCAAGAAGTTCTCCAAACATTTATTAGCCCACAACGATTCGAACAAGGATATGGATGGGAATTGAATAAAGAGTGGTACATGGGTGACCAACATTCTGACCAAACGTTTAGCCATACTGGTTTTACGGGAACTCAAGTAATCTTTGATCCAGAATATAACGTACAAATTATTATATTAACCAATAAACAAAATAACGGACAAAAAGAAGATAGCTCCTATGCTAGTACGGGGCAGTTATCTCAAGATATATCCAATAAAGTATACGAATCGATAAAAAAATAA
- a CDS encoding amidase family protein encodes MEPSEWINVANQTFIAMKNPYESVEKVYPRALEKYSVGSRYMGVKNKVQIPRHLIEQLETFGYILHTLDKASMGGRAIDVSLTNPISGRPMTGSSSGTAINVLLGINDLGIGTDGGGSVLAPAMAVQLFGFICPIIEQEHLENFSSTSTDGIGFHASIGFMSREFEVILHAIQCVLPLEDTKTIASPRIFATGSFDDLDVAENVKVVQTPNLFGEREPLIDFLKENLPQCDFLISKEGPADFLGFGDTVLGHLGNEATRLQQSSGKGLIRVANMVDATALVVPTKDFACGYVLLCESTLPKVKAMLEFAKTIALPQDPLLKKYFQNIENYFPDEFI; translated from the coding sequence ATGGAACCCAGTGAATGGATTAACGTGGCAAATCAAACCTTTATTGCTATGAAAAACCCTTACGAAAGTGTAGAAAAAGTATATCCTCGTGCATTAGAAAAGTATTCAGTGGGAAGTCGTTACATGGGCGTAAAAAACAAAGTTCAAATTCCACGTCATTTGATTGAACAATTAGAAACCTTTGGCTATATCCTCCATACATTGGATAAGGCTAGTATGGGAGGTCGAGCTATTGATGTATCCTTAACCAATCCAATAAGTGGTCGCCCAATGACCGGTTCATCTAGTGGAACAGCTATCAATGTTCTATTAGGAATCAATGATTTAGGGATTGGTACAGATGGGGGCGGCTCAGTACTCGCACCTGCGATGGCAGTCCAACTATTCGGATTTATTTGCCCGATCATTGAACAAGAACATTTGGAAAATTTTTCCTCAACCTCAACCGATGGAATTGGTTTTCACGCTTCTATCGGATTTATGAGTCGAGAATTTGAAGTTATTTTACATGCAATTCAGTGTGTTCTTCCATTGGAAGATACAAAAACCATTGCTTCCCCTAGGATTTTTGCAACAGGTTCTTTTGATGATTTAGATGTAGCAGAAAATGTAAAAGTCGTTCAGACTCCTAACCTATTTGGCGAACGCGAGCCTCTTATTGATTTCTTGAAAGAAAATTTACCACAGTGTGACTTCTTGATTTCCAAAGAAGGTCCTGCAGATTTTCTAGGTTTTGGTGATACTGTGCTAGGGCATTTAGGCAATGAAGCTACCCGTTTACAACAGTCCTCTGGAAAAGGTCTGATTCGTGTCGCGAATATGGTTGATGCTACTGCGCTCGTCGTACCAACAAAAGATTTCGCTTGTGGATATGTACTCCTTTGCGAATCAACCTTACCAAAAGTGAAAGCGATGCTGGAATTTGCAAAAACAATTGCCCTTCCTCAAGATCCTCTATTGAAAAAATATTTTCAAAATATAGAGAATTACTTTCCTGATGAATTTATTTAA
- a CDS encoding ABC transporter ATP-binding protein, with amino-acid sequence MSEIIIKHARKEYYGQPVIADLSVTIPDGTLFTLLGPSGCGKTTLLRMIAGFNTIEGGDFYFNETRINDKDPSKRNIGMVFQNYAIFPHLTVRDNVEFGLKQRKLSKDSIKINADKYLQLMQIDEYQDRKPDKLSGGQQQRVALARALAINPDVLLMDEPLSNLDAKLRVEMRQAIREIQREVGITTVYVTHDQEEAMAISDKIAVMLKGEIQQIGNPKELYHRPSNEFVATFIGRTNMLDGKLVKENGVTHLQLPTGYKIPFPALKDEPEQDIRISIRPEEFVRVHEKGDIHAEILDSIYLGQNTEYYLHLDSGERVQFSEESTFHVNLNPGDEIYLNINTQKINVFTADGTRNLQGVTE; translated from the coding sequence TCTGGATGTGGAAAAACAACCCTGCTGCGTATGATAGCAGGGTTTAACACCATAGAAGGTGGAGATTTTTATTTCAATGAAACCAGAATTAATGATAAAGATCCCAGTAAACGAAATATTGGAATGGTTTTTCAAAACTATGCTATTTTCCCACATCTAACCGTTCGAGATAATGTTGAATTTGGATTAAAACAACGAAAATTATCTAAAGATAGTATTAAAATCAATGCAGACAAGTATTTACAATTAATGCAAATTGATGAATATCAAGATCGAAAACCAGATAAACTTAGTGGAGGTCAGCAACAACGGGTTGCTCTTGCAAGAGCATTAGCTATTAATCCAGATGTTTTGTTAATGGATGAACCGCTGAGTAATTTGGATGCAAAGTTGCGTGTAGAAATGCGACAAGCTATTCGCGAAATCCAAAGAGAAGTTGGTATCACTACTGTTTATGTAACCCATGACCAGGAAGAAGCAATGGCTATTTCCGATAAAATAGCTGTAATGCTTAAAGGCGAAATTCAACAAATTGGAAATCCGAAAGAGTTATACCATCGTCCAAGCAATGAATTTGTAGCGACTTTTATTGGTCGTACGAATATGTTGGATGGAAAGTTAGTAAAAGAAAATGGTGTGACGCATCTTCAACTACCAACTGGATATAAAATTCCTTTCCCAGCGTTAAAGGATGAGCCAGAACAAGATATTCGTATCAGTATTCGTCCAGAAGAATTTGTCCGTGTACATGAAAAAGGTGATATTCATGCAGAAATTTTGGACAGTATTTATTTAGGGCAAAATACCGAGTACTATTTACATTTGGATTCTGGAGAACGAGTTCAATTTAGTGAAGAATCAACCTTCCATGTCAATCTTAACCCAGGTGATGAAATTTATTTGAATATTAATACGCAAAAAATTAATGTATTTACCGCTGATGGGACGAGGAACCTACAGGGGGTGACGGAGTGA